One Synechococcus sp. JA-2-3B'a(2-13) genomic window carries:
- the psbA gene encoding photosystem II q(b) protein, with protein MTTVIQRRSTSNVWEQFCEWVTSTDNRLYIGWFGVLMIPTLLTATTCFIIAFIGAPPVDIDGIREPVSGSLLYGNNIISGAVVPSSAAIGLHFYPIWEAASLDEWLYNGGPYQLIVLHFLIGVFCYMGREWELSYRLGMRPWIAVAYSAPVAAATAVFLIYPIGQGSFSDGMPLGISGTFNFMLVFQAEHNILMHPFHQLGVAGVFGGALFSAMHGSLVTSSLIRETSEEESQNLGYKFGQEEETYNIVAAHGYFGRLIFQYASFNNSRSLHFFLAAWPVIGIWFTALGISIMAFNLNGFNFNQSIVDSNGRVVGTWADVLNRANLGMEVMHERNAHNFPLDLAAVEVAPAVRG; from the coding sequence ATGACTACTGTTATCCAACGTCGCTCAACCAGCAACGTGTGGGAGCAGTTCTGCGAGTGGGTCACCTCCACCGATAACCGCCTTTACATTGGCTGGTTTGGGGTGCTGATGATTCCCACCCTCCTGACTGCCACCACCTGCTTTATCATCGCCTTCATTGGGGCTCCGCCGGTGGACATCGACGGCATCCGCGAGCCCGTTTCCGGTTCCTTGCTGTACGGGAACAACATCATTTCTGGGGCTGTAGTGCCCTCTTCGGCAGCCATTGGCCTGCACTTTTACCCGATTTGGGAAGCCGCCTCACTGGACGAGTGGCTGTACAACGGCGGTCCGTACCAGCTGATTGTGCTGCACTTTTTGATTGGGGTGTTCTGCTACATGGGACGCGAATGGGAGCTGAGCTACCGTTTGGGGATGCGGCCCTGGATTGCGGTGGCTTACTCGGCGCCCGTGGCAGCGGCCACAGCAGTGTTTTTGATTTACCCGATTGGGCAGGGGTCGTTCTCGGATGGGATGCCCCTGGGGATTTCGGGGACCTTCAACTTCATGCTGGTGTTCCAGGCAGAGCACAACATCCTGATGCACCCGTTCCACCAGCTGGGCGTGGCTGGCGTGTTTGGGGGTGCGCTGTTTAGTGCCATGCACGGGTCGTTGGTGACCTCGAGCCTGATTCGGGAGACCTCGGAAGAGGAGTCTCAGAACCTGGGGTACAAGTTTGGGCAAGAGGAAGAGACCTACAACATTGTGGCGGCGCACGGGTATTTTGGCCGGTTGATTTTCCAGTATGCGTCGTTCAACAACAGCCGGAGCCTGCACTTTTTCCTGGCGGCTTGGCCGGTGATTGGGATTTGGTTTACGGCGCTGGGGATCAGCATCATGGCGTTCAACCTGAACGGGTTCAACTTCAACCAGTCGATTGTGGACAGCAACGGTCGAGTGGTTGGGACGTGGGCTGATGTGCTGAACCGTGCCAACCTGGGGATGGAAGTGATGCACGAGCGGAATGCGCACAACTTCCCGCTGGATTTGGCGGCGGTGGAGGTAGCGCCTGCGGTGCGTGGCTGA
- a CDS encoding UPF0182 family membrane protein gives MQRLRRGLFLLLGVGLGILAITGLAAFYVDLAWFAELHALPVLWTRVIARWGLGLGAFLFALAVTGSNICSCWRGATLAGAWAIATGLSVFFAGSLSNHWFTLLLWLNQGPVGESDPIFNRDLGFFLFSLPFWETLQHWCFNLVLLTLIAVVLIYLVELGLSEQRLTLALSLYAQRHLLILGGSLFLIRAWGHWLERYELLYSTRGVVFGAGFADVHATLPATTLMSGVAGLTAVGFWALARQGIRLNLPFLKSWCPSWASSLLAPAILWGAYLGFGLLTTQLYPQLVQTFLVTPNELELERPYIEDNIRFTRAGFGLADVEVQPFPEGGALTWEILQQNQSTLSNVRLWDADPLLATYRQLQEIRPYYQFPYVNVDRYRIGGELRQVMHAARELDFAQVPPAAQTWVNRRFFYTHGYGLTLSPVNVVTPEGLPDFFLSDIPPRVSPRYPEVASVLRVEQPALYYGELTTTDVFVGAEARELDYPAAERYVYSSYRGSGGVPIPHLWQRFLYAWHFGDLRILLSRELSSATRFLYRRQIRERIRRVMPFLLYDRDPYLVIQGGKLYWFFDAYTTSSRYPYSEHLPGFPFNYIRNSVKAVMDAYNGSIDWYIADPRDPLIQAYARIYPTLFKPLEAMPEPLRQHIRYPQDLFRLQAQQFATYHMTDPRLFYNREDQWQIPGQFRNRRRIPMQPQYLILTLPRDPQGVANHTPEFVLLSPYAPVNKQNMVAWIAARCDGENYGKLLVYEFSKQRLIYGPEQVEARVNQDPLISEQISLWNQHGSRVNLGTLLVIPIETSLLYVQPLYIEAEQGRLPQLTRVIAAYEDRVVMEPTLGQALEALFLPRGSR, from the coding sequence ATGCAGAGGTTGCGGCGAGGATTGTTTCTGCTGCTGGGGGTGGGGCTGGGGATCCTGGCCATCACGGGCTTGGCGGCTTTCTACGTAGATCTGGCTTGGTTTGCCGAGCTGCATGCTCTGCCGGTACTGTGGACGCGGGTAATTGCCCGCTGGGGGCTGGGCCTGGGCGCTTTCCTCTTTGCCCTGGCGGTGACGGGATCCAACATCTGCTCCTGCTGGCGGGGGGCAACCTTGGCTGGGGCCTGGGCGATTGCCACAGGTTTGAGTGTTTTCTTTGCTGGGTCTCTTTCCAATCACTGGTTCACGCTGTTGCTCTGGCTGAACCAGGGGCCCGTCGGGGAGTCGGATCCCATTTTCAACCGCGATCTCGGCTTTTTTCTCTTCAGCCTGCCTTTCTGGGAGACGCTGCAGCATTGGTGCTTCAACCTGGTGCTGCTCACCTTGATTGCCGTTGTCCTCATCTACTTGGTAGAGCTGGGGCTTTCCGAGCAACGGCTGACCTTGGCCCTTTCTCTCTATGCCCAGCGGCACTTGCTGATCCTGGGGGGATCCCTGTTTCTCATTCGCGCCTGGGGCCATTGGCTGGAGCGCTACGAGCTGCTCTATTCCACCCGCGGCGTTGTGTTTGGGGCCGGTTTTGCCGATGTGCATGCAACCTTGCCGGCCACGACCTTGATGAGCGGGGTGGCAGGCCTGACGGCGGTGGGATTCTGGGCTTTGGCTCGCCAGGGGATCCGCCTCAACCTTCCTTTCCTCAAGTCCTGGTGCCCTTCCTGGGCCAGCTCTCTCCTGGCGCCGGCCATCCTCTGGGGGGCCTACCTGGGGTTTGGGCTGCTAACCACCCAACTTTATCCCCAACTGGTGCAAACTTTCTTGGTCACCCCCAACGAGCTGGAGCTGGAGCGCCCCTACATCGAGGACAACATCCGTTTTACCCGTGCTGGCTTTGGCCTGGCCGATGTCGAAGTCCAACCCTTCCCGGAAGGGGGAGCCCTCACCTGGGAGATCCTGCAGCAGAATCAATCCACCCTGAGCAACGTGCGCCTCTGGGATGCGGATCCCCTATTGGCCACCTACCGCCAACTGCAAGAAATCCGCCCCTACTACCAATTTCCCTATGTGAATGTGGATCGCTACCGCATTGGGGGAGAATTGCGCCAAGTTATGCATGCCGCCCGCGAGCTGGACTTTGCCCAGGTACCCCCCGCCGCCCAAACCTGGGTTAACCGGCGGTTTTTCTACACCCACGGCTATGGCCTCACCCTCAGCCCGGTGAATGTGGTGACCCCTGAAGGCCTGCCGGATTTTTTCCTATCGGATATCCCGCCGCGGGTTTCTCCCCGCTACCCTGAGGTGGCCTCCGTCTTGCGGGTGGAGCAGCCGGCCCTCTACTATGGCGAGCTGACCACCACCGATGTTTTCGTGGGCGCTGAGGCGCGGGAGTTGGACTACCCTGCAGCAGAGCGCTATGTGTACAGCAGCTACCGGGGCAGCGGTGGCGTGCCCATTCCCCACCTCTGGCAGCGGTTTCTCTACGCCTGGCATTTTGGCGATCTGCGCATCCTTCTCAGCCGCGAGCTATCTTCTGCCACCCGCTTTCTCTATCGCCGCCAAATCCGCGAGCGCATCCGTCGGGTGATGCCCTTTTTGCTCTACGACCGGGATCCCTACCTGGTCATTCAAGGCGGCAAGCTCTACTGGTTTTTCGATGCCTATACCACCAGCAGCCGCTACCCCTACTCGGAGCACCTGCCCGGCTTTCCCTTCAACTACATCCGCAACTCGGTCAAGGCGGTGATGGACGCCTACAACGGCAGCATCGATTGGTACATTGCCGACCCTCGGGATCCCCTCATCCAAGCCTACGCCCGCATCTACCCCACCCTCTTCAAGCCTCTGGAGGCAATGCCGGAGCCGCTGCGGCAACACATCCGCTATCCCCAAGACCTCTTCCGCCTGCAAGCGCAGCAGTTTGCCACCTACCACATGACGGATCCCCGCCTCTTCTACAACCGCGAGGATCAATGGCAGATCCCCGGCCAGTTCCGCAATCGACGGCGCATTCCCATGCAGCCGCAGTATCTCATTCTCACCTTGCCGAGGGATCCCCAAGGGGTTGCAAACCACACTCCTGAGTTCGTCCTCCTCTCCCCCTATGCCCCTGTTAACAAGCAGAACATGGTGGCTTGGATAGCGGCCCGCTGCGACGGGGAAAACTACGGCAAGCTCCTGGTGTACGAGTTTTCCAAGCAACGGCTCATCTATGGCCCGGAACAGGTGGAAGCACGGGTCAATCAGGATCCCTTAATCTCCGAGCAAATTTCCCTCTGGAACCAGCATGGGTCGCGGGTGAACCTGGGCACGCTGCTGGTCATTCCTATCGAGACTTCTTTGCTCTATGTTCAGCCCCTTTACATCGAAGCAGAACAGGGCCGCTTGCCTCAGCTCACCCGGGTGATCGCTGCCTACGAAGACCGGGTGGTGATGGAACCGACTCTCGGCCAGGCCTTAGAAGCCCTCTTTCTGCCGAGGGGCAGCCGATAG